A portion of the Vespa velutina chromosome 5, iVesVel2.1, whole genome shotgun sequence genome contains these proteins:
- the LOC124949084 gene encoding 3-hydroxyisobutyryl-CoA hydrolase, mitochondrial isoform X1, translating to MFKNSMSKFNRIQYGVFTTRNRVRQLLVRDNSGPIIEPVLPKIQPDSKPPTEIPVPNENIRNNKVMNTSTNNDEVLIQDVRDKGIITLNRPQVLNALNLSMVQKIYPILKEWESTKKLVIIEGVGNKAFCAGGDVKAVVTALNKPNGSSLGENFFRDEYTLNYLIGTYKKPYIAMIHGITMGGGVGLSVHGKYRIATENTLFAMPETAIGLFPDVGTSYFLSRLKGKLGLYLGLTGHRLQGIDVFHAGIATHYVPSKRLQDLKDDLLKLDTDDIEQILSKYQLQHLMNEFSLSPYIDKIEKCFSSSSVEEIINKLNNDGSEWAKKTVQTLLKMSPTSLKVTKQCIEKGSKLTLGECLKMEFRLICASLNENSDFHEGVTALLITKHQNPIWNPKSLNEITDKYIDQLFKKLPDEKELQL from the exons Atg TTTAAAAATTCTATGAGCAAATTTAATCGTATACAGTATGGAGTATTTACCACACGTAATCGTGTTAGGCAATTATTAGTACGTGATAATTCAg GTCCTATAATAGAACCTGTCCTTCCTAAAATTCAACCGGATTCTAAACCACCTACTGAAATTCCAGTacctaatgaaaatataagaaataacaaaGTGATGAATACAAGTACCAATAATGATGAAGTTCTTATTCAAGAT GTAAGAGATAAGGGTATAATAACACTGAATCGGCCACAAGTGCTAAATGCATTAAATCTTTCTATGGTACAAAAGATATATCCTATTCTGAAGGAATGGGAATCTACCAAAAAGTTAGTTATAATAGAAGGTGTAGGAAATAAAGCATTTTGTGCAGGTGGAGATGTAAAAGCCGTAGTTACTGCTTTAAATAAACCAAATGGGAGTTCCTTaggagaaaatttttttagagATGAATACAC attaaattatttaattggtACATATAAAAAGCCTTATATAGCAATGATACATGGAATAACAATGGGAGGTGGTGTTGGCTTATCTGTACATGGAAAATACAGGATAGCAACTGAAAATACTTTATTTGCTATGCCTGAAACTGCAATAGGATTGTTCCCAGATGTTGGAAcaagttattttctttctagattaaaaggaaaattaggTCTTTATTTGGGTCTCACAGGACATAGATTGCAAg GCATTGATGTATTTCATGCTGGTATTGCAACACATTATGTCCCATCTAAAAGACTTCAGGATTTAAAAGATGATTTATTAAAGTTGGACACTGATGATATTGAACAAATTTTAAGTAAATATCAACTTCAACATTTGATGAATGAATTCTCTTTATCACCATATATagacaaaattgaaaaatgcttttcttcatcttctgttgaagaaataatcaataa attaaataACGATGGTTCTGAATGGGCAAAGAAAACAGTACAAACACTGCTAAAAATGTCTCCAACATCTTTGAAAGTTACAAAACAATGTATAGAAAAAGGCAGTAAACTTACTTTAGGAGAATGTTTAAAAATGGAATTTAGATTAATTTGTGCCTCTTTGAACGAAAATAGTGACTTCCATGAAG GTGTTACAGCTTTACTTATTACTAAACATCAAAATCCGATATGGAATCCAAAatctttaaatgaaattacagataaatatattgatcaattatttaaaaaacttccagatgaaaaagaattgcagctttaa
- the LOC124949084 gene encoding 3-hydroxyisobutyryl-CoA hydrolase, mitochondrial isoform X4, whose translation MNTSTNNDEVLIQDVRDKGIITLNRPQVLNALNLSMVQKIYPILKEWESTKKLVIIEGVGNKAFCAGGDVKAVVTALNKPNGSSLGENFFRDEYTLNYLIGTYKKPYIAMIHGITMGGGVGLSVHGKYRIATENTLFAMPETAIGLFPDVGTSYFLSRLKGKLGLYLGLTGHRLQGIDVFHAGIATHYVPSKRLQDLKDDLLKLDTDDIEQILSKYQLQHLMNEFSLSPYIDKIEKCFSSSSVEEIINKLNNDGSEWAKKTVQTLLKMSPTSLKVTKQCIEKGSKLTLGECLKMEFRLICASLNENSDFHEGVTALLITKHQNPIWNPKSLNEITDKYIDQLFKKLPDEKELQL comes from the exons ATGAATACAAGTACCAATAATGATGAAGTTCTTATTCAAGAT GTAAGAGATAAGGGTATAATAACACTGAATCGGCCACAAGTGCTAAATGCATTAAATCTTTCTATGGTACAAAAGATATATCCTATTCTGAAGGAATGGGAATCTACCAAAAAGTTAGTTATAATAGAAGGTGTAGGAAATAAAGCATTTTGTGCAGGTGGAGATGTAAAAGCCGTAGTTACTGCTTTAAATAAACCAAATGGGAGTTCCTTaggagaaaatttttttagagATGAATACAC attaaattatttaattggtACATATAAAAAGCCTTATATAGCAATGATACATGGAATAACAATGGGAGGTGGTGTTGGCTTATCTGTACATGGAAAATACAGGATAGCAACTGAAAATACTTTATTTGCTATGCCTGAAACTGCAATAGGATTGTTCCCAGATGTTGGAAcaagttattttctttctagattaaaaggaaaattaggTCTTTATTTGGGTCTCACAGGACATAGATTGCAAg GCATTGATGTATTTCATGCTGGTATTGCAACACATTATGTCCCATCTAAAAGACTTCAGGATTTAAAAGATGATTTATTAAAGTTGGACACTGATGATATTGAACAAATTTTAAGTAAATATCAACTTCAACATTTGATGAATGAATTCTCTTTATCACCATATATagacaaaattgaaaaatgcttttcttcatcttctgttgaagaaataatcaataa attaaataACGATGGTTCTGAATGGGCAAAGAAAACAGTACAAACACTGCTAAAAATGTCTCCAACATCTTTGAAAGTTACAAAACAATGTATAGAAAAAGGCAGTAAACTTACTTTAGGAGAATGTTTAAAAATGGAATTTAGATTAATTTGTGCCTCTTTGAACGAAAATAGTGACTTCCATGAAG GTGTTACAGCTTTACTTATTACTAAACATCAAAATCCGATATGGAATCCAAAatctttaaatgaaattacagataaatatattgatcaattatttaaaaaacttccagatgaaaaagaattgcagctttaa
- the LOC124949084 gene encoding 3-hydroxyisobutyryl-CoA hydrolase, mitochondrial isoform X2 translates to MFKNSMSKFNRIQYGVFTTRNRVRQLLVRDNSVPNENIRNNKVMNTSTNNDEVLIQDVRDKGIITLNRPQVLNALNLSMVQKIYPILKEWESTKKLVIIEGVGNKAFCAGGDVKAVVTALNKPNGSSLGENFFRDEYTLNYLIGTYKKPYIAMIHGITMGGGVGLSVHGKYRIATENTLFAMPETAIGLFPDVGTSYFLSRLKGKLGLYLGLTGHRLQGIDVFHAGIATHYVPSKRLQDLKDDLLKLDTDDIEQILSKYQLQHLMNEFSLSPYIDKIEKCFSSSSVEEIINKLNNDGSEWAKKTVQTLLKMSPTSLKVTKQCIEKGSKLTLGECLKMEFRLICASLNENSDFHEGVTALLITKHQNPIWNPKSLNEITDKYIDQLFKKLPDEKELQL, encoded by the exons Atg TTTAAAAATTCTATGAGCAAATTTAATCGTATACAGTATGGAGTATTTACCACACGTAATCGTGTTAGGCAATTATTAGTACGTGATAATTCAg TacctaatgaaaatataagaaataacaaaGTGATGAATACAAGTACCAATAATGATGAAGTTCTTATTCAAGAT GTAAGAGATAAGGGTATAATAACACTGAATCGGCCACAAGTGCTAAATGCATTAAATCTTTCTATGGTACAAAAGATATATCCTATTCTGAAGGAATGGGAATCTACCAAAAAGTTAGTTATAATAGAAGGTGTAGGAAATAAAGCATTTTGTGCAGGTGGAGATGTAAAAGCCGTAGTTACTGCTTTAAATAAACCAAATGGGAGTTCCTTaggagaaaatttttttagagATGAATACAC attaaattatttaattggtACATATAAAAAGCCTTATATAGCAATGATACATGGAATAACAATGGGAGGTGGTGTTGGCTTATCTGTACATGGAAAATACAGGATAGCAACTGAAAATACTTTATTTGCTATGCCTGAAACTGCAATAGGATTGTTCCCAGATGTTGGAAcaagttattttctttctagattaaaaggaaaattaggTCTTTATTTGGGTCTCACAGGACATAGATTGCAAg GCATTGATGTATTTCATGCTGGTATTGCAACACATTATGTCCCATCTAAAAGACTTCAGGATTTAAAAGATGATTTATTAAAGTTGGACACTGATGATATTGAACAAATTTTAAGTAAATATCAACTTCAACATTTGATGAATGAATTCTCTTTATCACCATATATagacaaaattgaaaaatgcttttcttcatcttctgttgaagaaataatcaataa attaaataACGATGGTTCTGAATGGGCAAAGAAAACAGTACAAACACTGCTAAAAATGTCTCCAACATCTTTGAAAGTTACAAAACAATGTATAGAAAAAGGCAGTAAACTTACTTTAGGAGAATGTTTAAAAATGGAATTTAGATTAATTTGTGCCTCTTTGAACGAAAATAGTGACTTCCATGAAG GTGTTACAGCTTTACTTATTACTAAACATCAAAATCCGATATGGAATCCAAAatctttaaatgaaattacagataaatatattgatcaattatttaaaaaacttccagatgaaaaagaattgcagctttaa
- the LOC124949084 gene encoding 3-hydroxyisobutyryl-CoA hydrolase, mitochondrial isoform X3, with product MFKNSMSKFNRIQYGVFTTRNRVRQLLVRDNSGPIIEPVLPKIQPDSKPPTEIPVPNENIRNNKVMNTSTNNDEVLIQDVRDKGIITLNRPQVLNALNLSMVQKIYPILKEWESTKKLVIIEGVGNKAFCAGGDVKAVVTALNKPNGSSLGENFFRDEYTLNYLIGTYKKPYIAMIHGITMGGGVGLSVHGKYRIATENTLFAMPETAIGLFPDVGTSYFLSRLKGKLGLYLGLTGHRLQGIDVFHAGIATHYVPSKRLQDLKDDLLKLDTDDIEQILSKYQLQHLMNEFSLSPYIDKIEKCFSSSSVEEIINKLNNDGSEWAKKTVQTLLKMSPTSLKVTKQCIEKGSKLTLGECLKMEFRLICASLNENSDFHEGKHID from the exons Atg TTTAAAAATTCTATGAGCAAATTTAATCGTATACAGTATGGAGTATTTACCACACGTAATCGTGTTAGGCAATTATTAGTACGTGATAATTCAg GTCCTATAATAGAACCTGTCCTTCCTAAAATTCAACCGGATTCTAAACCACCTACTGAAATTCCAGTacctaatgaaaatataagaaataacaaaGTGATGAATACAAGTACCAATAATGATGAAGTTCTTATTCAAGAT GTAAGAGATAAGGGTATAATAACACTGAATCGGCCACAAGTGCTAAATGCATTAAATCTTTCTATGGTACAAAAGATATATCCTATTCTGAAGGAATGGGAATCTACCAAAAAGTTAGTTATAATAGAAGGTGTAGGAAATAAAGCATTTTGTGCAGGTGGAGATGTAAAAGCCGTAGTTACTGCTTTAAATAAACCAAATGGGAGTTCCTTaggagaaaatttttttagagATGAATACAC attaaattatttaattggtACATATAAAAAGCCTTATATAGCAATGATACATGGAATAACAATGGGAGGTGGTGTTGGCTTATCTGTACATGGAAAATACAGGATAGCAACTGAAAATACTTTATTTGCTATGCCTGAAACTGCAATAGGATTGTTCCCAGATGTTGGAAcaagttattttctttctagattaaaaggaaaattaggTCTTTATTTGGGTCTCACAGGACATAGATTGCAAg GCATTGATGTATTTCATGCTGGTATTGCAACACATTATGTCCCATCTAAAAGACTTCAGGATTTAAAAGATGATTTATTAAAGTTGGACACTGATGATATTGAACAAATTTTAAGTAAATATCAACTTCAACATTTGATGAATGAATTCTCTTTATCACCATATATagacaaaattgaaaaatgcttttcttcatcttctgttgaagaaataatcaataa attaaataACGATGGTTCTGAATGGGCAAAGAAAACAGTACAAACACTGCTAAAAATGTCTCCAACATCTTTGAAAGTTACAAAACAATGTATAGAAAAAGGCAGTAAACTTACTTTAGGAGAATGTTTAAAAATGGAATTTAGATTAATTTGTGCCTCTTTGAACGAAAATAGTGACTTCCATGAAGGTAAGcatattgattaa